CATGTAAGAGAAAAGGACAACAGACATATTTACATGTACTTTGAATACTTGCATGAAAAAAGGAGCTACCAACTGGTAATATCTCTAGAACAACATTCTACAGCACACAACAGAAAGCTATATAATTTTGCATCGTGTTATATACTGATCACACTAGAGCAACAAATACTAAAATGAAGATTCCCAAACAACTTGGCTTGACAATCACAGCTTCACCACCTCTTAATATTCACAGTGTGCTGCTGAGGGCTGTTTGTTCTTTATCCAACATAGCCTACTGCAATAAATTCTTGTTTATCCAAAATACATTTAAGGGATGTGGTGCTGCAAATAATTGAACAGGCAGGTTAGTGGAGACTACTAAATGTAGTaacatctcatttatttctgtctctgttcAATTTTAAAGCTCTAGAACAGGGTTTGGTAAACTCTTTTGTAAAAGGTCAGATATTAAATACTTTAGGCTATACAGACCTTATGGTCTCTGCAGGAACCACTCAATTCTGCCCTTACAGTGTGTGAAAGCAGCAGTAGATGATATACAGACAAAGGAGCATGGCTGtgttacaataaaactttatttacaaaaaacagATTTGGCCTACAGGAAGTagtagtttgccaacccttgctCTAAAACATAACCCTCACCCAGAAGGAAAAAATGCAGTCACGTCTTATTTACTCTCAGGGGAGAACTGACACCCTCAGTGACACCTATTCTCTCATTTTATACGTAGGTTTTAGAAACGAGGCTATTTTCTTGCTTACAGCCTATAGCAAAATAGGAGCAGGAATTTTACAGCAAGGGTGCTAGTACAGGCCAGTAGACTGAAGTCCAAACCCTTAGAACATCGCCAGAGGGCTGATGCAGTAGAGCAGTCTGGGCCAGTTAGTGTAAGGGCAAACACTCTCCCTAAATCCCTTCATGTCCTCTTAATCATCTCAGTATCACCTCAATAAGTATCACCAAAGGAAGATTCCATTTAATCTCTctaaaacagaagaaacagagaCGCAGGAATCCATTTGGAAAGACCCATGAAAACTGGCTACATCTAGACGTTTTGAAACTGACTGAATAAACTTCAGCtatctagaaaatatattttgtcaaatAATCAGTTCcccaaataataataagatgACAAACATTTATAAAGCACTATGAGACATGCATCATTCCAAGCAATTTTGGAATTAATAGACATAAAATGTAAAGCgttttatgtatattaatttaCTTAATCTCTACAACAACCCAACCAGTTAGGTACTATTGTtatcccatttttcagataactAAATGGAGGTACATGGAGATTAATTAATTTGTCCAGAGTAACTCAGGtaccaagtggcagagctgggatctgaacccaggcagtctggctccagagaccACAGAGTTAtgggttgatgcaaaagtaattgccgtTCTTGccattttaatgacaaaaaccgcaattacttttgcaccaaccttttGCACCAATAATTGCTACACTATGCTGAGGCATTACTTTATACCCATATGTGGACTGCCTTAGTTCAAAGActagaaatataataaatgtgcttaaaatatctattaaatagAATATAATCTTCAGAATCTTAAAACTGAGACATGTCAGTGTTTTCAATGCCTCAGGGTGAAGAATGCAAGTGCCTATTATTATTGTTCAGTTtcaccaaaataaaaagattgctCGGATGTTAGATTGAGGATATTTTACTCTTTTGGTGTTGTATTTTAAATCGTTTTTGGAATGAGCCAGGGAAATAAACAATAAGTAAATGGAGTTATGGGAAAATTCTTTTTAGGCATTCCTAGTCTAATCAGATAAATACGAGAATGTGACATGAGTTAGTGCTTCTATTTTTTAGGTCAGGATATGAAGATTAAAACAGTTTCTATTTGttgtctttatttcttaaatagcTTGATTATAAATTTGGTTTATAGGAGGAAAATAATTTAGTTGTTAAAATAGCTGAGTTTATTATTGGCTTAACacccaacaaaaatattttaacctaATATATCGAAGGTAAAGGACTAAAATTGGTTTGACAGGCTTATGACTTTTATTGAAACTGATGTTTTattaacagaaaattaacagatttggattttttaaatagaataatctgaaaaaaacaTTGTTTACTGAGAGgtaactgtgttttttttgtttgtgataTAAATACTTTTGTTGATCCCTAGAAGTTCAGAGTGGAGAAAAATCTTCTAGCTTCTGAAAAACAGAAGCTACAAACCAAGCTTGTTAGTTGCACCATTTGCTCAACTCCATGCAAGAAAAATTTCTCCAAAACCTACCTGTACACTTACTTTATAGCAGTTTTCCCCAATAAGAAGTTAGCATTTACTGCAAAGTTTATAAAATACCCTAGGAACTATGGGGAATGAATGAACTTTGATTAGCCATTTCATCTTCCTTgacaatttttcattttctccccaCCTTTTTATAAAACTACAAAGCAAGGGATTCAAATACCTGACATAGAAGAGGATGGGtgaggtaaagaaagaaaaatatcccaGGACTACTTTTTCACTATAAGACATAAGTATTAAATCACAGCAATCTCTATAATCACAACGTTCAGTGATATTTTAACAGCCTTGGAAATTTTTTAACATATGGATCaagaatttaaaagtaaaatcattttcctaatttcttccagatggtaaatattataatttttttcattacctTATTGGTTACAAGGCATAGATTCTACACAGACATACtgaaaaacaggaaggaaagaaaagagaaaagaaaaaagggtatGGCAGAAATAGCTTAGTTGATCATTGTTGTGGATAGAATGTTCGTgtcaccccaaaattcatatgctgagaTCTAATTCCCAATGTGTTGGTGCTTGGAGATGGTGTCTTTGGAAGATAATTAGGTTATGAGAGTGGAGCCATCAGGAATGGGGTTCGTACCTTTACAAAAAGAGGCTAGAGAGCTAGCTCACCCtctttctaccatgtgaagatACTGGGAGAAGTCAGCCACTTGCAACCCAaaagacagccctcaccagaacctgaccaggCTGGCACACTAATCTCagaattccagcctccagaactgtaagaaaataaataaatttttgttgtttataagacACCCAGTTGatgatactttgttacagcagcctgaactaagacaatCACCAAATCAACTTTTTATTCTTCCCAGACACAAATAGGACTATAGCCCCAGCTTCCCTTTCACTATATGGGGCCATGTGACCAAGCTCTGGCCAATAGAAGGTGAGCAGACTCCTGTGAGTTTTCTCCTTTGCCAAAGCACACACACCAGGAAGCTGGTCGTGACAACAAGGTGATAAGAGTGGAGTCACAAGAACACTGCTTGAATGAATGAGAAGAATCTGCCCATCAAGAATACTCACTTTAGGCTTTgattgagagagaaataaacttttcagTTAAGTCAACAAGATTTCAGATTTTATATGTTATAGCAGTTAACATTACCAAAACTAACGTGTAGAATCTAATAAGGATATCTAAAGCTCTGGAAATGTATTTCCTGGAATGGTACAACTTTATTCCTTTCTTgttgattttagattttataaCATAATTGTGTATCTCAGATGTTATTACCATATCTTCCATTAAATATCATGTTTGTAGATAATTGTCCTAGCTGCAAAATATATAGATgcttataaattttgttttagcaATTTTAAGTAGCAATATATATTGTCAGTACATCCTAAACTGAAAGGGCAGAGATCTGGATTCTAGTTCCAGGTATTCTAGGTTCCTGTCTCAGTTCTACTGTATATGAAACTTAAAGCTGGTAACATCTTGGTTCCACCATTTATTTGTCAAATATGGTGACTGAACTAAATAAGGCTGGAGactctaaaaagtaaaattttataagaaaatttttatgtttcttttttgtggGTGGGtgagggacagggtctcactctgttgcctgcccaggctggaatgcagtgatacaatcacgactcactgcagcctggaactgacaggcttaagtggtcctcccacctcagcatcccaagtagctgggaccacagatgtgagccaccacacccagccaagaaaattaatatatttctacCCAGTACTTTTTGTATATATTACAGATTGGTCATTCCTTCATTAtcaacatagtaaatattttgaggAGAAAAGTAGCAACCTCATAATAACCCTTCCTCTTTAAGAATTATCCTAAAAGTTCTGCAAACATGAAACTAGGttataagctccttgaggaaACTATGTCTTGTTCATCTTTGTGTTTCTAGCACCTAACTCCTGGTTTTTGCtgaataaaaaaatcttattgagaagttaaaaaaaaacattatttcactATGGTTTTAAATTACTGAAGAAGTGTTCTTATCCAATCACCAAAGGCACAAAAAGTCAGGTCAATGGTTCTAGATCCAGTTTTCAAATACTACTACAAATGAAATTGTTTCATTCCTAGAAAGTTCTCTCATGAATTTCTGGGTGAACTGTGTGAGATAAAAGTGGAGAGAATCCATtccattttaatatgttttacttATCGTGATTCCTCTATGATttcaccaattttttaaaaagggttcaACAGGTGAAATGGGTAACTGCTTTAACTTAACCAATATTGCTGTCAGGAAATCATCAAACTATAACAGCAGTGAGCTGAAACCACCAAAATGTAGGATGCAGCTATGGACATTATTCCAAAAAGCATAATGATCTTCTGAAGCAGACCCACCTAAAAATTTGGGATTCAAAACTGCTAATTGATCTTTCAAATCATGCAGAAAGTCATTTTGACCATTCATTGTATCCCTGAGATGAAAATACCTGCTAGGAATAAGCATCACCTTAAAACCTACATGATTATTTCCTTAGCAAAATTTAATAATGAGAGTCAAgacaggaattttttaaaaaaatccaagaacATCTGTCAGTCTAAATTTCCTAACCCACTTTTTCCTGTGAGGAAAATATGTCCTCTAAAACTTCGTCACTGGCAACTCTAAATGTAGGCTGTGAAGGAATGCTTATCTAACTATTGGCTTAGTGCTGTATCTAAGTGGAAAGAAAATTACAGCACAAGCTTAACCAACAAGAACATTCATCCTGTTTGAGGGAAGCAGACATAGCTTAGAAAGTTAGTCAATCTAATCAATAAGAAATATATCTgatactttccattttaaaaattgaaaatttgcaaagaatttttattaatataccGATAATTGTCGCAATATGTAACATTTATATGGCTATGGCACATGGAAGTTTACTAAATATGTTTTCACATACAATGCCATATTCATTTATCACAGTAAACCTATTGGTATTTTTAATACTCAAGTAATAGATGGATCAGCACTGAAGCTCCAATGGGAGCTTCCATGGGAGCTTAAACAAATGTAAGGTCCAAAAGCCTTCATAATATTAGGATCAAACAGTGAAGATTTTCTTTGCTTCAAAAGTTTTGTCCATTACTGGGAATATGTTTTAGAAGTAAAGAGTCCTAACCCTAGCGTGATGAGCTACAGTCATAATGATAGTGTATATGTACAGCacattataaattacatattacaATGTTCTTTTGACAAGCACTTTCTCATTGTGATATGGATATTCACCAATGTAGTAAAATATCAGAACGtatatcattattttcattttaaagacatagagactgaggcttagaaaaCATTTCATGGCCTGAGCGTGGTCCCATTGACTCCAAGATTAATTCACCAAAATGTTCTGCTTCTTGAAATCAGAAATTAGAGGAACACAGTTATAATTAAGTTGGAATCATTGATTGTCTTGAAATTAAATGAAAGCTCCTCCTCCGCCAGTGTCTAGCTCCACAAAAGGAGGGACTTAAAGAAATGTAAGGCATTTAACTCTTTGGTGGTGTGCTTTTTCTGTGGAAAGGGGGACATTTGCTTCATTcgttttgttctgcttttttaaaaacatgctcaaGGTAGACAGCAACTCTTTTGAAAACACAAAGTAAGAATAATTAAATTCTTGGGCAAGCTGAAGAAATCAAATCAGTCCTATATATAACACAGGAAAAACGTTGGAGGGAAGAGCAagtttttccaaaaacaaaattcaccaaaaaaaaaaacccactggaaaatgtatttcaatcaaaaaataatatttgtttcaaTTTGGATTTATGTCTTTGCTTCAGTAGGTAGTGTTAATAGTCTCCAAATGCCAGCGTGTATTCATGAACACTTAGCAAGTTCATGATGTGATACATTCCTTTTTGGATACATCTTTTGTCAAATCCATCTGTCTATGGCAGATATGCATAGTTTTACAGAACCTTATCTGCAAAAGAACTTCCACAGTTAGACAAAAATGGCTTTAGAAAATTGAGAGGAGTGGATAGAAGAAAGATCAACTATCGctgtttgggggattttttttgctttccccACCATGCCTTGCCCCCAGCCCACTGTCCACTGGGCACCTGGCACCTCTAGACTCCATTTCTTAAAGCTCTGTTCTTTCACAAGTAAGAGATATGACTCTGGCATCTCAGGAAGAACTGAAGAGATGGAAGTCCCAGAGGAAAGTATCGATGCAAGACGTAAATACTCCTAGTATACACCCACCAGAATttccctgagccttggttttAAACATCCTCTGAATTATATAGGCAGCTGATTAATGTTTGATAGTTAAGCATTTTTATGTGATTCATCTCAATAAGAGCCCAAGCAAGGTAATGTAAACAATGAAGGCATGAAAAGGTGGAAGGACATGTGAATACTACATCAAGTGGGCCACATGGACCCAAGGAAAAAGAGGAGCTGAGTTGAAGTCAGCAGCTGACTCAGATAAAGCAGCTTCAACTCTACTACTTCTTACTCTTAGATGGGCTCCAAACCAGCTTGAGGGATgggattatatttcttttatagatGCACTCCTTTCTCCCACTAATACAGTCAGTTAGGAATGTATAGCTAAGAATGAGCCAACCATTACTATTCGTGTCTATGGCTACAGAAACTCAATAAATCAACTCGCTATTCTGGGTCAATAAATGAACTCATTATACTGTTTCTTCATGAAGTAAATGTGTTTCTAAGGGAAtgtattaaaattacatttttttaaatctatgtattttccatatatttggTTGACACAGAAAAGGAGTCTATGTTGGCTACTTTCTTTCTACAAACTTCATTCATTGGTGTGATCTGAAAGGGGGTAATATTTCAGaaagcaaacatatttttaacaacAAAACTTCGCATTTCCAGTGTGTTCTAAACATGACATTATGCAAACCACAACTAATATCTCTCTCCTACTGGCTAAATCATGCCAGTTGTTTAGGTGCAATCAAAAATAAACcactaatgttatttttataggaattggcAAGTAATTGCTAACTATCGctattaaaagtttatatttgcCACAGGAGCctgtgattttaaaaactgttaaaatgaTTTATGCTTGAGAGTTATACATagcacaaatatatacatttgtatctGCAGGTCTAAAGaggaaaaattagacaaaaagcAACTTGAAAAGCAACCCCATTTTTTTAATGACCTAGCTTTGTGCTGTATcgagaaaaagtataaaaattatttgggaggaagaaaaatatttctaagcacTAATTTCATAGGCAAAAGCcctattattttttatgatagGCTAGGAGAAATCAGTAatgatttaaaagcaaaaagtaaactGCTCACATTTACCAATCTATATTCAGTATTAATTCTACCCTGCAGTGTATGCTATAGAAGGTAATGAAATGctgatgttttctagtttttcactTCAATCTGCTCCAGCTTTAACCTAAACCTTGTCAGCAACAGAAGTTACCCCCCAGCAATCATACAAACCTAACAATGGCTTCCCTGGATTAATTTGATCTGCTCCCATCACAAATTCCAATCCACATACTTTCTTCTGTTATGGTTGTGTCTATATGTGTTTAATGAACTTTTTATAAGTTTTTACAACAAGCTCATGGTTTTTCATTCAGCCCTCTACCACAAAAACAGAACCACTGAAGAGCATTTTTgttcatataaaaatgttttagttatTCATAGTGTATGTCTTCAATTGGCTGCAGATTACAGTGAACAAAAGTATTGCTgccatcattttacatttctcctGTTACTGTGCCCTCTCTGCTGTGTACCCCTGTCCCAAagcatttattataatatttgctGCTTGCTCTCAGTTTTGGACTGAGATGCTGGGGGTGGGAAACCTTAAAACTTGCCTGACTCAAGTGCTCTCTAAGCTTTGATCCCAGCATCCTGCTTTAACCTGCTCCTGTTGGACCTCTGCCACTTTACTGACCCCATAAAACAAACAGAGCTAGCAAATGCATCAAACAGCCTCCTTCAAAATGCAGCTTGACTGTGATTCACGGCACAAAGCTGGAATAACCCTGCCAGTTCTTAGAAGCTTTAAGATTCATCGTCTTGAACTTGATGTACATAGTATAGCACCTTAAAAACAAATCATCTGCTAGTTCAGTATTTTCTACTTACAATCACTCCCTCCCAGGGCATGTAATTAATTTactgagcttaaaaaaaaaaaaaaatcgggatTACTCACACAGTCTTGAAGATGCAATGTCAGCTATTTAGGACAGAAACGTCCAAGGCCGTGTCAGAACTCAATTACGACTACATATGcattaaggcaggaactggcagGCCTCTGGGTACGCCAACTATAGGACTCGTGCTTCTCGTACGCCGGGCTATAATCTATGAAACTGAGCTCCAGAGCCAGCCAATCACTCAGCTCCTCATAACAAGTCTAACTGGCTCTGGAAAGCTGAAAGGGCTGCACTGGAACAACACAGATGAGATATTCTACACATTAATCTACTTATCTGGAATCCCTTTGCCTCTAAAGGCCAGAGAAAAATCACAGCTTCCTTGTCGGAGGGGAAAAGGACAGGTGATCTGGGGAAAACGCAGCTACACCTGGAGCAAGGTCTATTCCCGGCTTGGCAATCCCAGCTGTGCCGGTGCTACAGGACCCGAGCCGTCCCAGAAACCAAAGGGCAGGCACGGCAGCAAACGCCTGAGgtaattttcatctttctttttatttttagtagaataatGCAGACTGAAAATGATAAGCATAAAGTCGCTGAGGCAACTAGATATGCTTcgattttattttacattttcctattCTAATCGTGTGCAGGATCATTTGTTAGGAAGTCTGAGGAGGGGGAGAATTAATGTACCTGAAATAAACTTGAAACTAAAACGATCATTTGTGGAGGAAAATAGAGGATTTTCCAGAAGAGTTTCAGAGCTACCTTTTCAGATGGGTAGGCTTTTCACCCACCCACAGAAAGAAGAGTCAACGCGGCTGAGACAGGACAGGGATGGGTTTCAGGAGCACAATTAAAAGTTTTTCGTATCTTAAAGAAAATACCTATGTTCAGAGAGAAAACTGAGAAGATAAGTTACTGCCCAGTTCCTCTGGCCTTTGACACTTAGACCACATAAGAATGTTCCATGGTAGAAGGGTTGGGACAGAGAATCTTAGGAATCCTAAGAGAGAATCAATAATGCTCCCCTGCCCcaggtttttcttgttttctttgaaatAGTATCCTTATTTCCCATTACATTTTAGTATTAGTCATACCAATTACTTGTTACACCATACTTCTACATTTGCAGTTATTAAAGGATctgtggaaaacattttaaagtcaaaattattATAGAGGCAactaaaataagaaagcaaaaaaaacatGTGAAACTGATATACACATAACCGGAACACCACACCCCTTAGATACTTAATGTACTTAACCCAGTGACAAATCCTTCCAAATCCTCAGCAAATTGTCTgtttctttaatacattttgtagCAAGTGTAACATtagcaacaaaaaaaactttggcAATAAACATGTACATAACTAAATCAATCCTTATGCTTTCGTAGTGACAATagaatatacataatattttatttgttttcttggaCTTATAGGCTCCTAAGGCAAGAAGCTGAGAAGAAAATTTTGCTTTGTTTAGTGGTGAAATATAAACAGTAACAGAAGAGACATTTATGCACTTTTTGTTGGCTGTAGATAATTGACTGAATTCAACTTGAGATTTGacaccagaaagaaaaacattgcaatagacagaaaacagaaaaagtaatcCATTGGCAATTTCCCCCCAGGGTGTGTTCTTTGAATTGTCCAATCTGTGCCTAGCCAGGGAAGAATATTTCTGCTCtgtttaaatagtttttatttaattaaaccTTTGTTTATTTGACAGTGCTGCTGCCTTCGGTGACTATGTGAGAATGGAAACTTCTAAGGAAGCCAGGTTGTTAGAATTGTTACCCCCTTTACTCAGAGATAACATAGATTATCCAGGCTGAGATGGAAAACAAGCCCTTCATTGAATTTTCAACACAGACTCCCTGCTTCTCATCTCCttaataaaatttcattaaaatccCCTTGAACTCCCATGTTCAAATCTCCATTTGTTGACAGACAAGGCCAATAATACTCTAAACTGAGGCATGCAAGTCATTTCATTTGTATTCTTGTCCAGAAATTTCCCATAGGAAGACTTCACCTCCTACAACTCTGAAGAAAACTCTGACTGTCTGAGACAATCTCCAGCAACCATCCACAGTCATTTGAGTGAAAGCTTTCACAGCTTTTGTACATTCTCTGTGTCAACATACATACAACTGACATACAACTGAGTTACAGACTGGCTCCCTGACCCTTACAAACACTAAAAGTTTTGTTTGACTCAACTTCAAGCTGCTCATCTGTTAGTAAGCGATGTTCACTCCAGAACATATTCATGATGAGAACTTTCTAAAAGACCAGCACTGCCTTCCCCTCCTATAATCATAATAATCATGGTAACTTGAAACATGTTACTGGGACTCGACATTTTTCTGGGGATTGAAATATTTAGTCCTTGGAGCTGTCACATAGCAGGGGCAACCTCACACTGAAACAAAGGAAGTGATGTCCCATTATTATCCACCCTGAGCCACCACAATATGCTGTTTACACTTATTTTCTTCAGCCTATGCAAAACAAAGCAATggaaaaggaaactaaaaaataTGCATACTAGTACCATTATCTTCTTTTGCCTAAAATTACTAATGCACTATgtcagtctgcttccttcaggcATCATTCTCAATTCCTCAGGACTTGTATTAGCAGGTTCTGGCTAGAGAGACTATCTCCTGTCATCACGATCAATTAATGTTTTCTGGTGATCACATCAGGCCCTATCTAAGAAGCTCATGGTACACAAGGGTCACCCAAATAGCTGAGTGCAGTCCTTGCTCATATTTCCTTCATCTCAACCCCGCAAACAAGAATTAAGATGAtcccaataaaagaaaaattgctcaGGAAAGGGAACCTTTTTCTGAACCAAGCACTGTCAGCAAATCTCAGGTATTAGAGCAACTATGGTTGACTGAAAAGTGTCTCAAAATCTGGGCCAAGAATGATTGCTAGGTCCATAAGCTAATTTGTCTGGCCTTGCGGTTTACGTAAGCCAAAGAAAGTCACTCATGAGTAAACTATAGAAAACGTCCAGACCCATCCTGTTAGTATGTCAAATCAACTAAGACTGGCAGGGTattaactccattccattccaggtGACAGGGATAAAGAGCCCCATTATTTTCACAGTGCCAGCCTCTACCTAAGGAAACCCTAGACCTTGGAACCAGTTTCCTGGTAGGGAACTGCTGACAGTTTCAATGCTGACAGTTGGAACCAGTGCCTCATAGTGTAAACCGAAAGAAAaatagttgctttttaaaatgtcagcaaGAAGGCCTGCCTCATcttaacaaagcaaaaaaaaaatgctttaattcaaattaaaaatcatGATACTAGAGATGGGAGTCTGTGGTCACTATAAAGATAAAGCTCATATTCTTGGTTCAGACAACAGAACACTTTATCTGGACAAATGGACCTCAAATTAAAATCTGCTCCTGGCACATGGGGGaaattttttgttctattttattgttgttgttgttactgtttaaATCAATCTTCCTAAGGCCATGAATATGAAATCATACTAATAATGCATGtgacaaaattctaaaatatattaccCTTAAAATTAGCATAAACCACCAACCTTTAGTATATTGTAGTCAAAACTCTTCTAGGTAATGAGACCTGAACAGAAGGATCCATTTATCTGTGGTCTTGCTCTTTGTCTGAGTTTCCCAAAAGCATTAGGACCATGACATATATAAAAACTGGCAATtacatttaataagaaaaatgagggGAGTGCATTCTTAATATTTGATGCTAAAACCACATCTTTGCTTTAAACATGTAAAGCAGTATAACATGGTTGTTGGTAGAAACTCCGGAGTCAGGCCACTTGGGTTCATATCCCAGCTCTGACTCTTAATTGTTGGACCCTGAGCAAGCTACTTAACAGCattaggcctcagtttcctcccatATAAAAGGCTACCTCCTAGGCTGGTGTGAAGATTAAATAGGCAAATACATGCTTAGAACTGAGCCTATTATATGGTGACTgcttattaaaagaaaactgtCAGCTAGAAATGGTAGCTCGCCCCTTTAGTAATCCTAGCCCTTTAGaaggccaacgcaggaggatcacttgaatccaggagtttgagaccaccctgggcaacacagcaacaccccacctctgcaaaaaagagaaataaataaatagctgggcatggtagcacacacctgtagtcccagctacttgggaggccaaggtgggaggatcacttaagtccaggagttggaggctgcagtgagctatggttgtgctattgcactccagcctcagtgacagagtgagatcctgtctcaaagaaaaaattgaaaaaacataaataaatagaaataaaattgttgttttttattaGGATTAAGctcactgcaataaacatacacaataTTGAAAATGAAGGTGAAttccacggaatactatgcagccataaaaaaggatgagatcatgtcctttgcagggagatggatgaagctggaaaccatcattctcagcaaactatcacaaggacagaaaaccaaacaccgcatgttctcactcataggtgggaaatgaacaatgagaacacttggacacagggcagggaacatcacacacgagGGCCTGTCAGTGAGtagggggctgagggagggatagcattaggagaaatacctaatataaatgatgagttcatgggtgcagcaaaccaacatggcacatgtatgcctatgtaacaaatctgcacattgtgcacatgtaccctagtacttaaagtataaaaaaaaagattaaacaaaaagaaaaaaagaaaaagaaaatgaaggtgaATTAATGAACTGCCAGGTGTGGTGAAATGCGTCTACTAACATCACATATTGCATTTCAACTGATATTTGTAAGTAAGATTTTGCCTTAAGGCCTCTAAGATAA
This genomic stretch from Nomascus leucogenys isolate Asia chromosome 18, Asia_NLE_v1, whole genome shotgun sequence harbors:
- the LOC100589388 gene encoding uncharacterized protein LOC100589388 isoform X3, which gives rise to MQCQLFRTETSKAVSELNYDYICIKAGTGRPLGTPTIGLVLLVRRAIIYETELQSQPITQLLITSLTGSGKLKGLHWNNTDEIFYTLIYLSGIPLPLKAREKSQLPCRRGKGQVIWGKRSYTWSKVYSRLGNPSCAGATGPEPSQKPKGRHGSKRLRMRGGNTSE
- the LOC100589388 gene encoding uncharacterized protein LOC100589388 isoform X1, encoding MQCQLFRTETSKAVSELNYDYICIKAGTGRPLGTPTIGLVLLVRRAIIYETELQSQPITQLLITSLTGSGKLKGLHWNNTDEIFYTLIYLSGIPLPLKAREKSQLPCRRGKGQVIWGKRSYTWSKVYSRLGNPSCAGATGPEPSQKPKGRHGSKRLSSVFWMKKEELSNPESISTYILLHCETDERRQYLRMKLRWPQPIMYDTDDMWTVRKNPRGTHRMVL
- the LOC100589388 gene encoding uncharacterized protein LOC100589388 isoform X2 — its product is MQCQLFRTETSKAVSELNYDYICIKAGTGRPLGTPTIGLVLLVRRAIIYETELQSQPITQLLITSLTGSGKLKGLHWNNTDEIFYTLIYLSGIPLPLKAREKSQLPCRRGKGQVIWGKRSYTWSKVYSRLGNPSCAGATGPEPSQKPKGRHGSKRLSAAAFGDYVRMETSKEARLLELLPPLLRDNIDYPG